A genomic region of Arachis stenosperma cultivar V10309 chromosome 9, arast.V10309.gnm1.PFL2, whole genome shotgun sequence contains the following coding sequences:
- the LOC130950523 gene encoding steroid 5-alpha-reductase DET2-like isoform X2, with the protein MVMSALLKFLFPPPPSLVVSALSVVSLVSLTNTGFSEMRGKHLNYSKFWNATTGDSSKQIKLSSRAGMLMLYTPAFLAGVVSFFIFPNEGLRSTLLQSAVTLHFLKRDLEVLFVHKYSGYMYLDSAIPITLSYFVSAATMTYSQHLTVTEGLPQPQIDLMYPGVAVFLIGIIGNFYHHYLLSKLRGEGEKEYKIPKGGLFGLVICPHYLFEITVFYGISMISQTVYSLCFAIGTTFYLVGRSYATRKWYLSKFEDFPKNVKAVIPFIF; encoded by the exons ATGGTAATGTCTGCGCTACTGAAGTTCCTCTTCCCACCGCCGCCGTCTCTGGTGGTTTCAGCCTTGTCGGTGGTGAGCCTGGTGTCGCTGACGAACACGGGGTTCTCGGAAATGAGAGGGAAGCATCTGAACTATTCCAAATTCTGGAATGCCACCACCGGCGACTCTTCTAAACAGATCAAGCTGTCAAGCAGAGCCGGGATGCTGATGCTCTACACTCCCGCTTTTCTTGCCGGCGTcgtttcgttcttcatcttcCCTAACGAGGGGCTCAGATCTACCCTCCTCCAATCTGCTGTAACCCTCCATTTCCTCAAGAGAGACTTAGAg GTGTTGTTTGTCCACAAATATAGTGGCTACATGTATCTTGATTCTGCAATACCCATCACTCTGAGTTATTTTGTATCAGCTGCAACTATGACCTATAGTCAGCACCTAACGGTAACAGAGGGGCTTCCACAGCCACAAATTGATCTCATGTACCCTGGGGTTGCGGTGTTCCTCATTGGTATCATTGGAAACTTCTACCACCATTACCTCCTTTCGAAACTGCGAGGGGAGGGCGAAAAGGAGTACAAGATTCCAAAGGGTGGCTTGTTTGGGCTTGTGATATGCCCACATTACCTCTTTGAGATTACTGTGTTCTATGGGATTTCAATGATTTCTCAGACTGTGTATTCATTGTGTTTTGCCATAGGCACCACTTTCTATTTGGTGGGCAGGAGCTATGCAACGAGGAAATGGTATCTCTCTAAGTTTGAAGATTTCCCTAAAAATGTTAAGGCTGTTATCCCATTTATCTTCTAA